TTACCCCTGGTATTTCCAAACTGGCTATACTGCCGGTTTTCTGTATTTTAGTCCCGTTTACCGGTGCAATATTAACATTAGTATTACGTAAAAAGGAACGGGTACACCACCTGGCAATGATAACAACAGTGGTATCGAACTTTATTCTATTGCTGATGATGCTGGATCCCGTGATAAAGGGGATAGAATCAGGCGGGGAATTATACAGGGGCTTACTATTTAAGATAGAATATTTTTACACATACAGTTTGAGTTTCAAGGTGGATCCGGTGAGTCTCTTGATAGCCATAGTGACAAATTTTTTATGGGTCATGTCTGCGATATACGCGCTGGGATACATGAGCCATGGACATGCAAGGACAAGGTATGATTTTTTTGTTCTTTTGAGTCTCATGATGAATTTGGGTGTGCTTCTGGCAGGAGATTTATTAACATTGTTTATTTTTTTTGAGGGATTATTATTAACGGCGTATCCCCTGGTTATACATGAAGAAAGCGAGAAATCAAAAGCTGCGGCAAAAGTATATTTATATATGGGCGTGGCAACAGGATTGAGTTTATTAATGGGTATATTTTTGTTTAACTATTTTACAGGGAGCCTGGATATCGGCTTTGCAGGAGAAAAACTTTCAAGATTGGGCATATGGAAATATATCATAGCAGGATTAATGATAATGGGATTTGGAGGCAAAGCAGGGTTATTTTTTGAACATGTCTGGCTGCCGCTGGCCCATCCGGTAGCACCAAGTCCTGCAAGCGCATTGTTATCCGGTGCGATTATAAAAACGGGAGCATATGGACTGATTCGTGTTGTAAATATGCTTTATTTACCAGCATTAAATAATGCAAACAGCTGGTTAACGATGAACAATATAGGGTATATCATGATATGGGTTGGAATATTGACAATGTTTTTAGGAGTTCTAAATGCGTTAATTTCATCCAATTCGAAAGAGATGCTTGCGTTTCACAGTATAAGCCAGATGGGATATATAGTGATGGGAATAGGATGTGCGGCATACCTGGGGAAGGACGGCGCGATGGGATTATCAGGAGCATTGTATCACATAATAAATCATGCGTTGTTCAAGGCAAGTTTATTCCTGTGCGCGGGCGCGTTGTATTTCAGGACAAACGAATTAGATATGTATAAATCGGGCGGGCTGTGGCGAAATATGCCTGTAACTTTCGTGTGTTTATTTATAGCGGTTTGCGGGATTTCAGGGATACCCGGGTTCAACGGGTTTGCAAGCAAGACAATACTGCATCATTCGATACTGGAGGCGTATGAACACTCTGTGCATTATCTTGGAAAACCTGACAAGATGTTAAAAGCTGCGGAGATAATATTCATGTTGACGGCGGGCGGAACAATTGCATCAAATTTCAAGCTGCTTATATTAACATTTTTAGGCAAGCGGAGAGAGGAACATGTTAATGTAAAAGAGGTCCCGCTTTCGATGAAAATAGGGTTAATAGGATTTTCAGGGGCGATAATTTTTATAGGGATTTTCCCAAACCTTATTCTGGAGCATATAATCGGCCCGGGATTAAGTTATTTTGGATACGATCCTGCGAGCCATCCGTATCATTCAATTTATAATGTGCATACAGAGGGCATACATTCAACAATACCGATATTGTATGAACCGCTGACCAGGGCGTTTTTTACAAGCAATGACGTCCTGCTCAACCTGGAAAGCTGCGGAGCGGCATTGCTTCTGGGCGGGACATATTTTGTATTAGGCCTGGAATTCGGCTGGTTTCATGTCCGTGTCCCGGAATATTTGACCGTTATTTATTATTATAAAAAGATTTTTTGGGGATTCATAAATATGTGCCTGGTTCCCGTTTCAATATTCGGGAGATGGGTAGCCAGTATAATACGTTATATATTTTTGGATTTTTGGCAGCCTTTTCCAGATACAGAGAAACCCCAGGACTGGCTGGCCGGTTTAGAAAAAACTTA
Above is a genomic segment from bacterium containing:
- a CDS encoding proton-conducting transporter membrane subunit; translated protein: MKEFTVLKGFITPGISKLAILPVFCILVPFTGAILTLVLRKKERVHHLAMITTVVSNFILLLMMLDPVIKGIESGGELYRGLLFKIEYFYTYSLSFKVDPVSLLIAIVTNFLWVMSAIYALGYMSHGHARTRYDFFVLLSLMMNLGVLLAGDLLTLFIFFEGLLLTAYPLVIHEESEKSKAAAKVYLYMGVATGLSLLMGIFLFNYFTGSLDIGFAGEKLSRLGIWKYIIAGLMIMGFGGKAGLFFEHVWLPLAHPVAPSPASALLSGAIIKTGAYGLIRVVNMLYLPALNNANSWLTMNNIGYIMIWVGILTMFLGVLNALISSNSKEMLAFHSISQMGYIVMGIGCAAYLGKDGAMGLSGALYHIINHALFKASLFLCAGALYFRTNELDMYKSGGLWRNMPVTFVCLFIAVCGISGIPGFNGFASKTILHHSILEAYEHSVHYLGKPDKMLKAAEIIFMLTAGGTIASNFKLLILTFLGKRREEHVNVKEVPLSMKIGLIGFSGAIIFIGIFPNLILEHIIGPGLSYFGYDPASHPYHSIYNVHTEGIHSTIPILYEPLTRAFFTSNDVLLNLESCGAALLLGGTYFVLGLEFGWFHVRVPEYLTVIYYYKKIFWGFINMCLVPVSIFGRWVASIIRYIFLDFWQPFPDTEKPQDWLAGLEKTYDMALDGFVRDKTSWVFFDKIDKAFDSEINKLGKIGKGWWVFDELEGRYSKRLDKLIDMKKHWGLFKKVDGSYEASLDKVIYNILGLEELRLCRIEPEQEKIPGEKAAPWFMKLTRDLTLVHSGDISTYITWIIFTLTLIIAFLIGFVFIESFQMALFVFLPVFIAIIIGTAFFIK